One Citricoccus sp. K5 DNA window includes the following coding sequences:
- a CDS encoding dihydrofolate reductase family protein codes for MGQLIYSAIGSLDGYIADPDGDFSWAEPDEEVHQYANDMLLGVDLHLYGRTTYDLMTVWETDPDFAAASRVYAEFAQRWMDADKVVYSTTLGEVSTRRTRLERAFDPDAVRELKDSTGGGIMIGGPTLAAHALRAGLVDVVDQVLLPIVIGGGLPVFPDGVRLGLELEAERRFACGAVAVRHRVTGVTPPN; via the coding sequence ATGGGACAGCTGATCTACTCCGCCATCGGATCCCTGGATGGCTACATCGCCGACCCGGACGGTGACTTCTCCTGGGCCGAACCGGACGAGGAGGTCCACCAGTACGCCAACGACATGCTGCTCGGCGTGGACCTGCACCTCTACGGCCGGACCACCTATGACCTGATGACCGTGTGGGAGACGGACCCGGACTTCGCCGCGGCCTCGCGCGTCTACGCGGAGTTCGCCCAGCGGTGGATGGACGCGGACAAGGTGGTCTACTCCACCACGCTCGGCGAGGTGTCCACCCGGCGGACCCGGCTGGAGCGTGCCTTCGATCCGGACGCCGTGCGTGAGTTGAAGGATTCCACTGGCGGCGGGATCATGATCGGCGGACCCACCCTGGCCGCCCACGCCCTGCGCGCCGGCCTCGTTGACGTGGTGGACCAGGTCCTGCTGCCCATCGTCATCGGCGGCGGGCTCCCCGTCTTTCCCGACGGCGTCCGGCTGGGTCTCGAACTCGAGGCTGAGCGCCGCTTCGCCTGCGGTGCGGTGGCGGTGCGGCATCGGGTGACGGGCGTGACCCCTCCGAACTGA